In Beijerinckiaceae bacterium, the sequence TTATGATTTATTTATCTGGCTGATCCCTGGGTTCCGGAAGACAACTCCTGCAGCGCCGGAAAACAACCATGGCACCGACAATCAATTAGAGGAGCAATCGGTGGAAACGAAGGTTCTCGATCAAGCCGAGCTCGTCAACCAGATCTTAGATGTGATTGCCAAAGAAGGCATGGTGGCCCCCGAAAAGGTCACCCTGGACGCGACGATTGAAAGCCTGGATCTTAAATCAATTGATATTGTGATGATTTTAACAGCGATCGAGGAAAAGTTTGACGTCTATATTCCGATGGACGGGCCCTTCCACGAAGCAAAAAGCGTTGGCGATTTGATCGACGCTATCGCCGCCTACATCATCAAAGAAAAAGCCTGAATGGCTTCCTCCGCACCGCGCGTTGTCATCACCGGCATGGGAGCTGTTTCTGCTGCGGGTATCGGCGCGCCGGCCCTTTGGCAGGCCGCTCGCGACGGGCGCTCCTGCGTCAGTGAGATCAGCTTCGTCCGCCCCTATCGCGGCCGCATAAAACGAGCGGCCCAGGTGCAGGATTTCGATCCCGCCGCCCATGTTTCGCCCAGCGAAATGCCGTTTAGCGATCCCGTCACGCAATATCTGTTCGCGGCCGCGCAAGAGGCGGTCGTGCAGGCGGGACTGGGTAACGCCAAGCCCTTCGGTCCACGCACGGCCACCATCATCGGCACCGGCATCGGTGGCATGCACACCATTGAGAACGGGCTTTATCTGACGCTGGTCGAACAAGGACGTCCGGATCCCTTGACCGTACCGCGTCTAATTCCCAGCGCGCCGCCGTCCCAACTCAGCATCCGCTATGGCTCCACGGGGCCGTGCTTTACGGTGGCAAGTGCCTGCTCCTCGGCGACACAAGCCATCGGAATAGGCTTGCATCTCATTCGCTCCGGGCTCGTCGACCGCGCGATCGTCGGCGGAACGGAAGATTGCGTATCGAATAGCGCAATGCTCGCCTGGGAAGCGTTGCGGGTCCTTACGCCGGACCTCTGCCGCCCATTTTCCAAGGGCCGCAACGGCAT encodes:
- a CDS encoding phosphopantetheine-binding protein, with the translated sequence METKVLDQAELVNQILDVIAKEGMVAPEKVTLDATIESLDLKSIDIVMILTAIEEKFDVYIPMDGPFHEAKSVGDLIDAIAAYIIKEKA
- a CDS encoding beta-ACP synthase — protein: MASSAPRVVITGMGAVSAAGIGAPALWQAARDGRSCVSEISFVRPYRGRIKRAAQVQDFDPAAHVSPSEMPFSDPVTQYLFAAAQEAVVQAGLGNAKPFGPRTATIIGTGIGGMHTIENGLYLTLVEQGRPDPLTVPRLIPSAPPSQLSIRYGSTGPCFTVASACSSATQAIGIGLHLIRSGLVDRAIVGGTEDCVSNSAMLAWEALRVLTPDLCRPFSKGRNGMVLGAGAAVFILENAEVARSRGAEALAELAGYGTSTDAKDPVRPDVQGAAACMRNALADASAEDEEIDYVNAHGTGTTANDATESEALGIIFGKRLSLLPISSTKPIHGHGLGAGGALELVVTIGAIRENIAPPTINWREADVKCPVDPVPNEARPMPIRTALTNSFAFGGINASLVVRRAEAP